In Mariluticola halotolerans, one DNA window encodes the following:
- the gcvT gene encoding glycine cleavage system aminomethyltransferase GcvT, whose protein sequence is MVETDNLLKTPLFDLHTALGGRMVGFGGYALPVQYKGIVAEHLQTRQSASLFDVSHMGQVTVTGPDHATTAAALETILPGELLSLKPGEMRYTVLLNDKGGIEDDLIVTRPAEGQAPDGILFIVVNAATKHNDMKLMQAALGDKLNFALHDDRALIAIQGPKAVDALARHSDITQKLTFMQAGPATIAGFYCHVSRAGYTGEDGFEISVANAHAKQIAELLLAEPELEPAGLGARDSLRLEAGLCLYGHDMNADIDPVTAGIFFAIGKRRRTEGGFPGADTVLKVLEDGPAMRRVGIRFDGRLPVREGAELVDADGKPHGHVTSGGFSPSLEAPIAMAYLPASVAALGNPVTAMVRGKPVTGTITKMPFVPQRYVRTLS, encoded by the coding sequence ATGGTGGAAACCGACAACCTTCTGAAAACGCCATTATTCGATCTGCACACCGCCTTGGGCGGCCGCATGGTCGGTTTTGGCGGCTATGCGCTGCCGGTCCAGTATAAAGGCATCGTCGCCGAACATCTCCAGACCCGTCAGAGCGCCAGCCTGTTCGATGTCTCGCATATGGGCCAGGTCACCGTCACCGGCCCTGACCACGCCACAACGGCGGCAGCGCTTGAAACCATCCTGCCCGGCGAATTGCTCTCCCTCAAGCCCGGCGAAATGCGCTACACGGTCCTGCTCAACGACAAGGGCGGCATTGAGGATGATCTGATCGTCACCCGCCCTGCCGAGGGCCAGGCGCCCGATGGCATCCTGTTTATCGTCGTCAACGCGGCAACCAAACATAACGACATGAAGCTCATGCAGGCCGCTTTGGGCGACAAGCTCAATTTCGCCCTGCATGATGACCGGGCGCTGATCGCCATTCAGGGGCCAAAGGCCGTTGATGCGCTGGCCCGCCACAGCGATATCACACAAAAACTTACCTTCATGCAGGCCGGCCCGGCAACCATTGCCGGCTTTTATTGCCATGTCTCGCGCGCCGGTTACACGGGCGAGGACGGGTTTGAAATTTCTGTCGCCAATGCCCATGCCAAGCAAATCGCCGAACTGCTGCTGGCCGAACCGGAACTGGAACCCGCTGGCCTTGGCGCCCGCGACAGCCTGCGTCTTGAAGCCGGGCTTTGCCTTTATGGCCACGACATGAATGCAGACATTGATCCGGTCACCGCCGGCATCTTTTTCGCCATCGGCAAGCGCCGGCGCACCGAGGGCGGTTTCCCCGGCGCGGACACCGTTCTGAAAGTTCTCGAAGATGGCCCGGCCATGCGCCGCGTCGGCATTCGTTTTGATGGCCGCCTGCCGGTGCGCGAGGGCGCGGAACTGGTGGATGCAGATGGCAAGCCCCATGGCCATGTCACATCCGGCGGCTTCTCGCCCAGTCTCGAAGCCCCGATTGCCATGGCCTATCTGCCCGCATCGGTTGCAGCCCTGGGCAACCCAGTCACCGCCATGGTGCGCGGCAAGCCGGTCACCGGCACCATCACCAAAATGCCCTTTGTCCCGCAGCGCTATGTGCGCACGCTTTCCTGA
- a CDS encoding peroxiredoxin: MIQQGDAIPSVAVKLVNKSGVIDGDSATIFGDGRVILFTVPGAFTPTCHNNHLPGYVSAGEALRTKGVNRIICMTVNDHHVVSAWADASEALGVVEFIADGNATLTKALGLDKDMSGGGMGTRAIRSALVIKDGIVEAVFTEDQPGQVTSSGAPAIVEFLESMPS; the protein is encoded by the coding sequence ATGATCCAGCAAGGCGACGCCATTCCATCTGTAGCGGTGAAACTGGTGAACAAGAGCGGTGTTATTGACGGCGACAGCGCCACCATCTTTGGCGATGGCCGCGTGATCCTGTTCACAGTGCCGGGCGCCTTCACCCCCACCTGCCACAATAATCATCTGCCCGGCTATGTCAGCGCGGGCGAAGCCCTGCGCACCAAGGGTGTCAACCGCATCATCTGCATGACCGTCAATGATCATCATGTGGTCAGTGCCTGGGCCGATGCCTCAGAGGCATTGGGTGTTGTTGAATTCATCGCCGATGGCAATGCCACCCTGACAAAGGCGCTCGGTCTCGACAAGGACATGAGTGGCGGCGGCATGGGCACACGCGCCATCCGCTCCGCGCTGGTGATAAAAGACGGGATTGTCGAGGCGGTGTTTACCGAAGATCAACCAGGGCAGGTGACTTCCTCGGGCGCACCCGCTATCGTTGAATTTCTTGAATCAATGCCGTCCTAA
- a CDS encoding protein-disulfide reductase DsbD domain-containing protein: MMKRFLPIAALVLAACPAAHAAESPWVEVAPDTRMRLISNDLVVNGKTMAAIELDMPAATKTYWRIPGETGIPAQLDLAGSTNVESGEIVWPYPLRQIEHGFVDFVYKGETLLPVALTVGSGAAEVTANVMLGVCDQICVPVRAELALTINPARPDRRQGLRIQQALADVPAPWAGDATIIGDVIIDPVSRRLDVAIDTAQVDPQSVIIDNGDPGLLFSMPQKSPEAGLVSFELLGKRAGEGLQGQPVRLTFLTENGAFEVSRIVRMRDR; the protein is encoded by the coding sequence ATGATGAAAAGATTTTTGCCCATAGCCGCGCTTGTTCTCGCGGCCTGTCCCGCCGCCCACGCTGCCGAAAGCCCGTGGGTCGAGGTTGCGCCTGACACACGCATGCGCCTGATTTCCAACGACCTTGTGGTCAACGGCAAGACCATGGCGGCGATTGAGCTGGATATGCCCGCAGCGACCAAGACCTATTGGCGCATTCCCGGGGAAACAGGGATCCCCGCCCAGCTTGATCTGGCCGGTTCAACCAATGTTGAAAGCGGCGAAATCGTCTGGCCTTACCCGTTGCGCCAGATTGAGCACGGTTTTGTCGATTTTGTCTATAAGGGCGAGACCCTATTGCCCGTGGCGCTCACCGTCGGTTCCGGTGCCGCTGAGGTCACCGCCAATGTCATGCTCGGCGTCTGCGATCAGATCTGCGTACCCGTTCGTGCGGAACTGGCACTGACGATTAACCCGGCCAGGCCGGACAGGCGACAGGGCTTGCGCATTCAGCAGGCACTCGCCGATGTCCCGGCACCATGGGCCGGCGATGCAACCATTATCGGCGATGTCATCATCGATCCGGTAAGCCGCCGCCTCGATGTCGCCATCGATACCGCTCAGGTCGATCCGCAAAGCGTCATCATTGATAATGGCGATCCAGGTTTGCTGTTTTCCATGCCGCAAAAAAGCCCCGAAGCGGGGTTAGTCAGCTTCGAATTGCTGGGAAAGAGGGCAGGAGAGGGCTTGCAAGGTCAACCCGTTCGGCTCACATTCCTGACTGAAAATGGTGCCTTTGAGGTCTCCCGTATCGTCAGGATGCGCGATCGCTGA
- a CDS encoding YqgE/AlgH family protein, producing MTSLKGQFLIAMPGMMDARFRDAVVYLVAHGEEGAMGIVINQSLPDMHFTEILEEMNLGHPDEYIKLPPEVRDRAVLSGGPVERGRGFVLHSPDYFGEDNTVIVTDDVCLTASIDVLKAISYGPGPENALFALGYCGWSAGQLEDEIMANGWLTAPQSVRLLFEEPIDNRYDAALSTLSRDGSVNRASLSSTFGTA from the coding sequence ATGACCTCTCTTAAAGGACAGTTTCTCATCGCCATGCCCGGGATGATGGATGCGCGCTTTCGTGATGCCGTGGTTTACCTGGTCGCCCACGGCGAGGAAGGGGCAATGGGCATCGTCATCAACCAGAGCCTGCCGGACATGCATTTCACCGAAATTCTGGAAGAGATGAATCTCGGCCATCCGGACGAATATATAAAGCTACCGCCGGAAGTGCGCGACCGGGCGGTGCTGAGCGGTGGCCCGGTGGAACGCGGGCGCGGATTTGTGCTGCATTCGCCGGACTATTTCGGTGAAGACAATACGGTGATTGTCACCGATGACGTGTGCCTGACCGCGAGCATTGACGTGCTCAAGGCGATTTCTTATGGCCCCGGACCAGAGAATGCGTTGTTTGCGCTTGGCTATTGCGGCTGGAGTGCGGGACAGCTTGAGGATGAAATAATGGCCAATGGCTGGCTGACGGCACCGCAATCGGTCAGGCTGCTGTTTGAAGAGCCTATCGACAACCGTTATGACGCGGCCCTGTCCACATTGAGCCGGGATGGCAGTGTCAACCGCGCCAGCCTCAGCTCCACATTCGGCACGGCTTGA
- a CDS encoding EAL domain-containing protein codes for MRYLLAFAMCFLCALTSALPAAAFEVISVPEDVNAINLRAGVDVFPGENGRIQLSTAPSEDGIIRRIEVLASEDGTNPKWALFALRNDTDVQLERLLVAPFFRLPGSGVIAPDLGAERVSVITVSQGLRPERTSDAEADVFGITLDPGATVTFIAELSEGSLPELYLWKPDAYRDYVNSFTLFRGTVLGVASLAALFLTIMFVVKGRGVFPATAAFAWAVLIYLLIDFGIMGRLLGIGNGSMQPFRAAAEAGLATTLFGFLFIYLNLHRWHLRFVHLAMALAGVFLILFGVAFFQPAIAATIARVVLVLLGLTGLFLVVLLALRGYDRAVLLVPTWIIYLAWLFYGWMVVTGQVSNDIAQPAVAGGLMLIVMLIGFTAVQHAFSEGQVSVGTLSEVERRAMALTGSGDFVFDWNIDRDRVNVSEELSQRLGERRGALRGAIKRWLDRIHPEDRDKFRAALDTLVEMRRGKVNTDVRIANQDGSHRWFRMRVKPVLGGDGQVTRIVGTLQDISDERAARERLLHDSVTDSLTGLPNKELFLDRLDRALVRSRTNGGSKPAVFLIDIDKFAELNERVGLTASDSVLLAASRRIARVLRPLDTVSRINSDQFAVILSAEHGVGKIAEVAEQIRKALRAPFNFGDRDLTMTVSIGITIFDNSSATALDVLRDAELAMYYAKRHGGDRIEAYRASARSITAYSRATEEDLARALRQGELQVEFQPIMDIHTNQIAGAEALMRWNHATRGSVSPDEFIPLAERTGHITKIGRLAFEQAANQAESWRRAFPLSDEFFVSVNLSPRQLATENMLSDMKSLVSQHMQVIKHLKLEVTESQVMSNPEHAAYVLQSLKSMGLRLALDDFGTGYSSLSYLHRFPFDTVKIPAPFVQISEQAGLAHTQVPIMRAVISLAAELSMMVIAEGAETDDEVERLRHLNCRHAQGFAFGAAMTGDEFRRRLASQFT; via the coding sequence ATGCGCTATCTTCTTGCCTTTGCGATGTGTTTCCTGTGCGCGTTGACCAGCGCCTTGCCGGCTGCCGCCTTCGAGGTCATTTCGGTTCCCGAAGATGTGAATGCCATCAACCTGCGGGCAGGGGTCGATGTTTTCCCCGGCGAGAACGGGCGTATCCAGCTCAGCACCGCACCAAGCGAAGATGGCATTATCCGCCGCATCGAAGTGCTGGCGTCCGAAGATGGCACCAACCCGAAATGGGCCCTGTTTGCCCTGCGCAATGATACCGATGTGCAGCTTGAGCGCCTGCTGGTCGCCCCGTTCTTCCGCCTGCCGGGATCCGGTGTTATCGCGCCGGATCTGGGTGCGGAACGGGTTTCGGTCATCACCGTCAGCCAGGGGCTGCGGCCCGAACGCACAAGCGACGCGGAAGCTGATGTTTTCGGCATCACCCTCGATCCGGGCGCGACAGTCACCTTTATTGCCGAGTTGAGTGAAGGCAGTCTGCCCGAGCTTTACCTCTGGAAGCCCGATGCGTATCGCGATTATGTCAACTCGTTCACGCTGTTTCGCGGCACGGTGCTCGGTGTCGCCAGTCTGGCGGCGCTGTTCCTCACCATCATGTTTGTGGTCAAGGGCCGGGGCGTGTTCCCGGCAACCGCCGCTTTTGCCTGGGCGGTGCTGATCTATCTTTTGATCGATTTCGGCATCATGGGCCGCCTTCTGGGGATTGGTAACGGCTCAATGCAGCCTTTCCGCGCCGCAGCGGAGGCGGGGCTTGCGACCACACTGTTCGGCTTCCTGTTCATCTATCTCAATCTGCATCGCTGGCATTTGCGCTTCGTGCATCTGGCCATGGCGCTGGCCGGGGTGTTCCTCATCCTGTTCGGTGTGGCCTTTTTCCAGCCGGCCATTGCCGCAACCATTGCCCGCGTGGTGCTGGTGCTGCTGGGGCTGACAGGGCTGTTTCTCGTCGTTTTGCTGGCACTGCGTGGCTATGATCGCGCCGTGCTGCTGGTGCCGACATGGATCATTTATCTCGCCTGGTTGTTCTATGGCTGGATGGTTGTCACCGGTCAGGTTTCCAATGACATTGCCCAGCCCGCCGTTGCCGGCGGCCTGATGCTGATTGTCATGCTGATCGGCTTTACCGCCGTGCAGCACGCCTTTTCTGAAGGGCAGGTCTCGGTGGGCACCTTGTCCGAGGTCGAGCGGCGCGCCATGGCGCTCACCGGCAGCGGCGATTTCGTTTTCGATTGGAATATCGATCGCGATCGCGTCAACGTCTCCGAAGAACTCTCCCAGCGCCTCGGCGAACGGCGCGGGGCCCTGCGCGGTGCCATCAAGCGCTGGCTCGACCGTATCCATCCCGAAGACCGCGACAAGTTCCGCGCCGCCCTCGACACATTGGTGGAAATGCGCCGGGGCAAGGTCAACACCGATGTGCGTATCGCCAATCAGGATGGCAGCCACCGCTGGTTCCGCATGCGGGTGAAACCGGTTCTGGGCGGTGACGGGCAGGTTACCCGTATCGTGGGCACTTTGCAGGACATTTCCGACGAACGCGCCGCCCGCGAGCGGCTCTTGCATGATTCTGTCACGGACAGCCTGACAGGGCTGCCCAACAAGGAATTGTTCCTCGACCGGCTCGACAGGGCGCTGGTGCGCTCGCGCACCAATGGCGGTTCCAAACCGGCCGTGTTCCTCATTGATATCGACAAATTCGCCGAACTCAATGAGCGCGTCGGCCTTACCGCGTCCGATTCCGTATTGCTGGCGGCGTCGCGCCGCATTGCCCGCGTCCTGCGCCCGCTCGATACGGTGTCACGCATCAATAGCGACCAGTTTGCCGTGATCCTTTCGGCAGAGCATGGCGTTGGCAAGATCGCCGAAGTGGCAGAACAAATCCGCAAGGCCCTGCGCGCGCCTTTCAATTTCGGCGACCGCGACCTGACGATGACCGTTTCCATCGGCATCACCATTTTCGACAATTCCAGCGCCACAGCGCTCGATGTGCTGCGCGATGCGGAATTGGCCATGTATTACGCCAAGCGCCATGGCGGCGACCGTATCGAGGCCTATCGCGCCTCGGCCCGCTCCATCACCGCCTATTCCCGCGCCACGGAAGAAGATCTGGCCCGCGCCTTGCGTCAGGGTGAACTCCAGGTTGAGTTCCAGCCGATCATGGATATTCACACCAACCAGATCGCCGGTGCCGAAGCGCTGATGCGCTGGAACCACGCAACGCGCGGTTCGGTCAGCCCGGACGAATTCATCCCCTTGGCCGAGCGTACCGGCCATATCACCAAAATCGGGCGATTGGCTTTCGAACAGGCCGCCAACCAGGCTGAATCCTGGCGTCGCGCTTTCCCGCTCAGCGATGAATTTTTTGTCTCGGTCAACCTGTCACCGCGCCAGCTCGCCACCGAGAACATGCTCTCGGACATGAAATCGCTCGTCTCCCAGCACATGCAGGTCATCAAGCATCTCAAGCTTGAGGTGACCGAAAGCCAGGTCATGAGCAATCCCGAGCACGCCGCCTATGTGCTCCAGAGCCTGAAATCCATGGGCCTCAGGCTGGCGCTTGATGATTTTGGCACGGGCTATTCCTCGCTCTCCTATCTGCACCGTTTCCCCTTCGATACGGTCAAAATCCCGGCGCCATTCGTCCAGATCAGCGAACAGGCCGGCCTCGCTCATACCCAGGTGCCCATCATGCGCGCGGTCATCTCGCTGGCAGCCGAACTGTCCATGATGGTGATTGCCGAGGGGGCAGAAACCGACGATGAGGTGGAGCGCCTGCGCCATCTCAATTGCCGCCACGCCCAGGGGTTTGCCTTTGGTGCGGCAATGACCGGCGACGAGTTCCGTCGCCGGCTGGCAAGCCAGTTTACCTGA
- a CDS encoding GNAT family N-acetyltransferase — MLGRWLVRDKTPVLRCQELVLRAPAKSDFTQWHSVRLASRPFLKPFEPRWTEADLDRNIYLERIKRGAEASAKGTEYTFFIFVTDGGTQRLAGGLTLSNIRRRVAQQVNLGYWMSVNDAGKGIMTRAVATVLPFVFDDLGLHRVHAACLPTNMASRRVLEKNRFHEEGYADNYLQIDGAWRDHVLYGLSRERYETSHGSV, encoded by the coding sequence ATGCTGGGGCGCTGGCTCGTTCGGGACAAGACCCCCGTTCTGCGCTGTCAGGAACTGGTTCTGCGCGCGCCCGCCAAAAGCGATTTTACGCAATGGCACAGCGTCCGGCTGGCCAGCCGCCCGTTTTTAAAGCCGTTCGAGCCGCGCTGGACAGAGGCTGATCTGGACCGGAATATCTACCTCGAGCGGATAAAGCGGGGCGCTGAGGCCAGCGCCAAGGGCACGGAATACACCTTTTTTATCTTCGTCACCGATGGTGGCACCCAGCGGCTGGCCGGCGGTCTGACCCTGTCAAACATCCGCCGCCGCGTCGCCCAGCAGGTTAATCTGGGGTACTGGATGAGCGTCAACGACGCGGGCAAGGGCATCATGACCCGGGCCGTCGCCACAGTGTTGCCCTTTGTCTTTGATGATCTTGGCCTGCATCGGGTGCATGCCGCCTGTCTCCCCACCAATATGGCGTCCCGCCGTGTCCTTGAAAAAAACCGATTTCACGAAGAAGGCTATGCGGACAATTATTTGCAGATCGACGGTGCGTGGCGCGACCATGTGCTTTATGGGCTGTCACGCGAGCGCTACGAAACATCGCATGGGAGCGTGTGA
- a CDS encoding M16 family metallopeptidase, which produces MRAQITKLENGMTVLTDNMPHLESAALGVWVKSGSRSEFDNEHGVSHLLEHMAFKGTKTRSSRQIAETIENVGGDLNAATSIEHTGYFARVLKDDAALAADILSDILQNSVFDAHELSREQQVIVQEIGASHDTPDDHVFDLFQAAAFPDQAIGRTILGTTDSVRGFEPDAIRAYMDRNYVGDRMLISAAGNVDHDQLVDIASERFKDLKPTGAPEPQKARYVGGDLRHESDHEQAHVVIGLEGRPYNSDGFYAVQILSSILGGGMSSRLFQEVREKRGLCYSVYAFHWAFADSGIFGVAAATGADDVGELVPVIMEELRNATESITEEEVVRVRNQIRAGLLMSLESPASRAGQLARQQILWGRPIPLQETVERIGRIDVDRVKKIAREILDAANPSVAGVGPVANMPDYDVIVQRLKA; this is translated from the coding sequence GTGAGAGCACAAATCACCAAGCTTGAGAACGGCATGACCGTCCTGACGGATAACATGCCGCATCTCGAAAGCGCCGCTTTGGGTGTCTGGGTCAAATCCGGCTCGCGCAGCGAGTTTGACAATGAACACGGCGTTTCTCACCTGCTCGAACATATGGCGTTCAAAGGCACAAAAACCCGCAGTTCGCGCCAGATTGCCGAAACCATCGAGAATGTCGGCGGCGATCTCAACGCGGCGACCTCAATCGAGCACACCGGCTATTTTGCCCGCGTCCTCAAGGATGACGCCGCCCTGGCCGCAGATATCCTTTCCGACATTTTGCAAAATTCCGTGTTCGACGCGCATGAATTGTCCCGCGAACAGCAGGTGATTGTGCAGGAAATCGGCGCCTCGCACGATACGCCCGACGATCATGTGTTTGATCTTTTTCAGGCCGCCGCCTTTCCCGATCAGGCCATTGGCCGGACCATTCTGGGCACCACCGATTCCGTGCGCGGTTTCGAGCCGGATGCGATCCGCGCCTATATGGATCGCAATTATGTCGGCGACCGGATGCTGATTTCGGCCGCCGGCAATGTCGATCACGATCAATTGGTCGATATCGCATCCGAACGCTTCAAGGATCTAAAACCCACCGGCGCGCCGGAGCCGCAAAAGGCCCGCTATGTCGGCGGCGATCTGCGCCACGAATCCGATCACGAGCAGGCCCATGTGGTGATCGGTCTTGAGGGGCGTCCCTATAATTCCGACGGTTTCTATGCCGTCCAGATCCTGTCCAGTATTCTGGGTGGCGGCATGAGTTCGCGCCTGTTCCAGGAAGTGCGCGAAAAGCGCGGCCTGTGCTATTCCGTCTATGCTTTCCACTGGGCCTTTGCCGATAGCGGCATTTTTGGCGTCGCAGCAGCCACGGGAGCCGACGATGTCGGCGAACTGGTGCCGGTGATCATGGAAGAATTGCGCAATGCCACCGAAAGCATCACCGAGGAAGAAGTTGTGCGGGTGCGCAACCAGATTCGCGCCGGGCTGCTGATGTCGCTGGAAAGCCCGGCCTCCCGCGCAGGCCAGCTGGCCCGCCAGCAAATTCTCTGGGGGCGGCCAATCCCGCTGCAGGAAACCGTTGAACGCATAGGCCGGATTGACGTGGACCGGGTGAAAAAGATCGCCCGCGAAATTCTCGACGCGGCAAACCCCTCGGTGGCGGGCGTGGGGCCGGTGGCCAACATGCCGGACTATGACGTCATCGTGCAGCGTCTGAAGGCCTGA
- the thrC gene encoding threonine synthase, with the protein MKFVSTRGAAPALGFCDTILTGLAPDGGLYLPQEWPQISAEDIAGYAGKPYADIAFDVIRRFTADEISDAELRPMIDAAYATFRHPSTTPMVELEPNHFILELFHGPTLAFKDVAMQFLARVMDHVLTGRGGRATIVGATSGDTGSAAIEAFRGRDNIDIFILHPRGRTSDVQRRQMTTVLDDNVHNIALEGTFDDCQKIVKGMFANPAFRDGVKLSGVNSINWGRIVAQIVYYFKAASDLGAPQRKVSFTVPTGNFGDIFAGYAATRMGLPVEKLVIATNENDILARTMETGRYETGTVTETASPSMDIQVSSNFERLLFEALNRDAETTKGLMDSLNQSGSFTVPDPALAAIRIGFDAARVSEFETSTTIADCHKRSAYLADPHTAVGIAVARRFSGGTTPMITLSTAHPAKFPAAVSAAANVEPSLPVWLADLHKKPERMDVLDNDQDAVETYIKARTRAWED; encoded by the coding sequence ATGAAATTTGTCTCTACGCGCGGCGCGGCGCCTGCGCTTGGTTTTTGTGATACGATCCTGACCGGCCTTGCCCCTGATGGCGGTCTTTACCTGCCCCAGGAATGGCCGCAAATCTCTGCGGAAGATATCGCGGGATATGCGGGCAAGCCCTATGCCGATATTGCCTTTGATGTCATCAGGCGCTTCACGGCGGATGAAATTTCCGATGCCGAACTGCGCCCGATGATCGATGCGGCCTATGCCACATTCCGTCATCCCTCAACCACACCGATGGTGGAGCTGGAGCCGAACCATTTCATCCTTGAGCTTTTCCATGGCCCCACCCTGGCCTTCAAGGATGTCGCCATGCAATTCCTGGCCCGGGTCATGGATCATGTGCTCACAGGCCGTGGCGGGCGCGCCACCATTGTCGGTGCCACCTCCGGCGATACCGGATCGGCGGCCATTGAGGCATTCCGGGGCCGCGATAATATCGATATTTTCATCCTGCATCCGCGTGGCCGCACCTCCGATGTGCAGCGCCGCCAGATGACAACCGTGCTCGACGATAATGTGCACAATATCGCGCTGGAGGGCACGTTCGACGATTGTCAGAAAATCGTCAAAGGCATGTTCGCCAACCCCGCGTTCCGCGATGGCGTGAAGCTGTCGGGCGTGAATTCGATCAATTGGGGCCGCATCGTTGCCCAGATCGTTTATTATTTCAAAGCCGCCAGCGATCTCGGCGCGCCGCAGCGCAAGGTGAGCTTCACCGTGCCGACCGGCAATTTCGGCGATATCTTTGCCGGCTACGCGGCAACGCGCATGGGCCTGCCAGTGGAAAAACTGGTCATTGCCACCAATGAAAATGACATCCTGGCCCGCACCATGGAAACCGGCCGTTATGAAACCGGCACGGTGACGGAAACCGCCAGCCCCTCCATGGATATTCAGGTGTCATCCAATTTCGAGCGGCTTCTGTTCGAGGCGCTTAATCGCGATGCAGAGACGACCAAGGGGCTGATGGACAGTCTCAACCAGTCCGGCAGCTTCACCGTGCCCGACCCGGCACTGGCCGCCATCCGCATCGGTTTCGATGCGGCGCGTGTCAGTGAATTTGAAACCAGCACCACCATTGCCGATTGCCATAAGCGCTCCGCTTACCTTGCAGACCCGCATACAGCGGTCGGTATTGCAGTTGCCCGCCGGTTCTCCGGCGGGACGACGCCCATGATTACCCTGTCGACGGCCCATCCGGCCAAATTCCCTGCAGCCGTCAGCGCTGCGGCGAATGTTGAACCATCCCTGCCGGTGTGGTTGGCTGATCTGCACAAGAAACCAGAACGCATGGACGTTCTGGACAATGACCAGGACGCGGTCGAAACTTATATCAAGGCCCGTACGCGCGCCTGGGAGGACTGA
- a CDS encoding SURF1 family protein, translating to MQGKPALTEDDFAEVSNALKARRKPVSAPVSWAFVIVMIALALFLASLGVWQLDRLGQKQALIAAVDARIDLPPAALPPVAEWDSFDEEVFNFRPVKLEGRFVTDNSVLVFTSMTGTRGPYEGQGFWVMSPFALETGGTVLVNRGFVPQGAGQRFIGASGDATLPQGTVTITGLARVSEATNTFTPGPDLAGHIEYVRNIDRLIAMMDAALAPVAPIYVDQDAAKAGDLPQGGETVIDFPNRHFEYAMTWFLLSAVTVLMTGMWLWRQRAR from the coding sequence ATGCAAGGGAAACCCGCCCTGACTGAAGATGATTTCGCCGAAGTGTCCAATGCGCTCAAAGCCCGGCGCAAACCGGTTTCGGCACCGGTCTCCTGGGCTTTTGTAATCGTCATGATTGCCCTGGCGCTGTTTCTGGCCAGTCTTGGCGTCTGGCAGCTGGATCGGCTTGGGCAAAAACAAGCGCTGATTGCAGCCGTGGACGCCCGGATCGATCTGCCCCCCGCAGCATTGCCGCCAGTGGCCGAATGGGATTCGTTTGACGAAGAGGTGTTCAATTTCCGCCCGGTAAAGCTTGAGGGCCGTTTTGTGACCGATAACAGCGTGCTGGTCTTCACGTCCATGACCGGTACCCGTGGCCCCTATGAAGGGCAGGGCTTTTGGGTCATGAGCCCGTTCGCGCTCGAGACGGGCGGCACGGTGCTGGTCAATCGCGGGTTCGTGCCGCAAGGGGCCGGACAACGCTTCATTGGTGCCAGCGGCGATGCCACACTGCCGCAAGGCACTGTCACCATCACCGGTCTGGCGCGTGTGTCCGAGGCAACAAATACCTTCACCCCCGGGCCGGATCTGGCGGGGCATATCGAATATGTGCGCAATATCGATCGCCTGATCGCAATGATGGACGCAGCGCTGGCCCCGGTCGCGCCCATCTATGTGGATCAGGATGCAGCCAAGGCGGGTGATCTGCCACAGGGCGGCGAAACCGTGATCGATTTCCCCAATCGCCATTTTGAATATGCAATGACCTGGTTCCTGCTCTCGGCTGTCACTGTGCTGATGACAGGCATGTGGCTCTGGCGGCAGCGCGCCCGTTGA
- a CDS encoding DUF983 domain-containing protein yields MTQPSHRTPSPFIAGLMCRCPRCGEGPVFRGYLKVASRCESCDLDLEFADSGDGPAVFIIFIVGFIIMALALMVDNLFHPPVMVHLMLWLPATVILCLAMLPPFKGVMIALQYQHDARETRPD; encoded by the coding sequence ATGACCCAACCATCTCACCGCACGCCTTCTCCATTCATCGCCGGCCTGATGTGCCGGTGTCCGCGTTGCGGCGAGGGTCCGGTGTTCCGCGGCTATTTGAAAGTCGCCTCACGTTGCGAAAGCTGCGATCTGGATCTCGAGTTCGCCGATAGCGGCGACGGCCCGGCAGTGTTCATCATCTTCATTGTCGGCTTCATCATCATGGCTTTGGCCCTGATGGTGGACAATCTGTTCCATCCGCCGGTTATGGTGCATCTCATGCTCTGGCTGCCCGCCACGGTTATTTTGTGCCTGGCCATGCTGCCGCCATTCAAGGGCGTCATGATCGCTCTCCAATATCAGCACGATGCAAGGGAAACCCGCCCTGACTGA